The DNA region TATGCAAACGCTCAGATCCGTGACGGACACGCGCCGCCGCACCGTCGTCCTCTCCATCCACCAGCCTAGCTTCAAAATCCTCTCCACCATCGACcggatcctcctcctccgcagCGGCGCCGTCGTCCACCACGGCAACATCTCCTCCCTCGAAGCCTTCCTCCTCTCCAACGGCTTCACCGTCCCCCCTCAGCTCAATCCCCTCGAATTCGCCATGGAAATCCTCACCGACCTCCAACCACCAGAACAGCCGGAGCAGGAGCCGGAAAAACCACTGGATTCCACCGATCCTCTTCCAATTGAACACAAAACCAGATCTGGAAGCTCGAGAATCCACGAAATCACACTCCTATCCTTCCGATTCTGGAAAATCATTTACAGAACGAAGCAATTGCTCGTCACCAACACATTGCAAGCCCTAGGAGTCGGAATCGTGCTCAGCACGATCTACATCAACATCGGATTAGACAAATCGGGGATCGAGAAGCGATTAGGCCTCTTCGCGTTCACACTCACCTTCCTCCTCTCCTCCACCACCGAAACCCTCCCGATCTTCATCAGCGAGCGCCCAATCCTCCTCCGAGAAGCCTCCAGCGGCGTCTACCGCCTCTCCTCCTACCTAATCGCCAACACGCTCGTCTTCATCCCCTACCTCCTCGCCATCGCAATTGTCTACTCCGCCTCCGTCTACTTCCTAGTCGGCCTCTGCCTTACCTGGCAGGCTTTCGCCTTCTTCGTCTTAGTCATCTGGACCATCGTCCTGATGGCCAACTCCTTCGTCCTCTTCCTAAGCTCCGTGGCGCCTAATTACATCGTAGGGACGTCGCTGCTGACGCTGCTGCTGGCCGGATTCTTCCTCTTCTCCGGCTACTTCATCTCCAGCGACAGGCTGCCCAAATTCTGGGCGTTCATGCATTTTCTGTCCATGTATAAGTACGCGCTGGACGCGCTGCTGATCAACGAGTACTCGTGCCTCGTGTCGACGTGCTTGATCTGGTACGACGAAGGGAGCAAGACGTGCATGATCAACGGCGGGGATTTCTTGGAGAAGAGAGGGCTGGATGAAGGGCAGCGGTGGCGGAATGTGTATGTTATGATCGGATTCTTCGTGGCTTATCGAATTCTCTGCTTGATGGTTTTGATCAGAAGGGTTTCCAGATCCAAGAAATGAATCTTCTCTTGTTTTtacgtgtttgttcagaataaACTTCAACTGtgattaattatttatgtatGCATGCATtatagggctggcaattttcgacacgacacgataatctgacacgaatccgcacgaaattattgggtttgggtcaagtcttattggatccgtgtccttatcgggttgacccattaagaacccgaaaATTtcaggttgggttcgggtcggatgcgggtcggatacgagtaacccattaagaaataatattattatttttattattatttaaaaatatatatattactttaattttttaatttcttataaattagatttaaatagtataaaatgaattttaattgtgtaaattaggtaaaaaattaaggtttaatcgtgtaatattaggttttaatcgtgtaatatcaggttcgggttgttatcgtatcgtgtcaacccatattatatcgtgtcgataacgggttcgtgtcgggtgcgggtcgtgttcggatttgaaggtagcaggtcgggttcgtgttcggatttacagtttccttaacaggtcgggttcaggttaggccttattggattgggtcattatcaggttgacccgataacgacccaatccgcacgatttgccagccctaatgCATTACTCTCGTCTAACTTAGGTAGTTGCATCTAATTATCACAATTcacatattattttttatttttttttatatatggatAAGATAGAACACCATGTTTGAAAgggaattaatttaatttggtcgCTATCAATTGGATTCATTGTAGAATACGATAGGTACAACAACTCAGTCACaaggtatttatagatgcaAACGGAATAATATTAAAACACAAACAAATGTGTATCTTTCTTCAGAGATTCTACAGTTTGGATCTGTATGAAAAATTGTACTATTTCAGATAATTTAAACTATGAAATTAAAGGAGTTGACAAAAGAAATACTCCACATTACCAAACATCACATATGTAGGTGCCGTGCCATGCATCATGCATGTATTTTTAGATATGTTTGGATTGGATCTTCTATGCCATATCATGCTTCAATTTCCTCATAAATAGTTACAAACTACTTTAAATGGGGTTGATACAAATTAGTATTATGTTCTCAGATGATCAAAATCTGAGCAAAGAGGCCATCCACCAAACTTCCACATGACATATAATGTCACGGAATGAATGAAAATAATGTACTTGTTGTAGGACCATTGGGGCAAGAGAGGTGAAGAGAATCAGTGCTTGAATGGTTCACGGGTTGATTTACACTCACACATGTGATTGTATTCGTATGGAAATCAAATCACTGCAATGATAAGGTGGATTCCATGACAGAATGTGGCCATGGCCTTCTTCCTATAGTGTAGTCCCTCCATCCATAAATAAATGTTCCATAGTAAACCTTCTCacgttttaagaaattatttgaaattataaaggATAGTGGatataaaaagttagtggaatgtgagtccaacttttatataatagtttaattataaaaaaatgtgagtgaaataagttagtggaataagagAATctagcaatgttttaaaaatcggaccggcAAGTGAACCGgcgacgttactggttcacggttcaaccggtccaaccggtcgaaccaccggcctaaccgttttactgttgcaaatatatataaaatatattaaatttagtaaatgatttacaattaataatatatcacaaaacattaaaccttatagataattagtgatgtataaatataaataatattaaaatttagtaaatatattcatatatatatatatatatatatatttaatattagttagtctagataaaaaatttaatatttcatgtattaaaatagataatgtttatattaatttaagaaaatttatttcgtaaaataatatataattaaatacgaattaagtacttattgattagtttagataagattattcattaatgtcaatatctagggtatataaattaagtatgtaatataaaaaatttatttatagtaaataatgaatcttatatggtactaataataatataggtggtaagtagagcatcattaaaatataaaggatgataattatatatattataattaacaattatattaaagaaaaataaaattaaaatgaattattagtttttgtagataaaattaatggttaatgtataaaaatatttaatgttcaaattgttcaatgagcccatgtggtggagtggtagaggtcttcttaactagaagagaggtcatgagttcaacctctaccaacaacaaattttaaaaaattttgaaaaaaaaataaaaaaccagtttccggttcacggtccaaccggtccgaccggccggttccaccggttcaaggcggttcaatgcagtggtggtttaaaggggtgaaccggaccggactacctaccggttcgcggtccaaccggtcgaaccggccggtccggtttttaaaacattggaatCTAGTTATTGCATTGCAacaagatatttataaaaaaataggtaaagtgGAGAGTGTGTTTGTTGTGTGAGTTAAGTGAGGAGTCGACTCCTTATCTCACTCATTCTGTTCattctactctctctctcttgcgaTATTTCTCCGCcttctctctactctctctctctggtTTTCCGGCCTTGTTTGTTGGTCATCTTCTCCGATCTCTTAGTTCCACCGATGATTCTCAGTTCTAGAGAGGTTCATCGGTTTAGATCTTGAGTTAGGCGATTTCTTCGATGTCCTTCTTAGATCTAGGGTTAGGTCCAACTCCTGTGTTGGATCTAGATATGGTTGGAGATATTCTTAAGGGTTCTTGTGTTGTGAAGCAGTGTTCCAAGGGATTCATGGTGATCCGTGTGTTGAGTAGGCTTGCGTTGGTGGTAGCCGGTGAAACCGAGGTTTCTGGCCATTGTGTTCAACGGTACTTTGCTTGTGACTATTGGTTGAAGCTGTGGGAGGTCCTTGGCCCGGTGTAGTCGCTGTTGCGACCTGAGCCATATCCTGTTGTATTTGACCGTGTCTTAGCGTTCTGGATTGTTTTAGGTCCTGCGGGATTGAGTGCTTAGTGTGACTAACATCTTTACTTAGTGTGTAGGTCTAAATCAGATGGAGCTTGAGAATCAGTCTGAGTTGACGGCTGATTAGTAGCTAAGGTTTCTGATTTGTTTAGTTTGTACCAAGTAATCTTGTTATCTTGAGTTTCTCTCTTGTATTTAGGCTTGTACCTCTGAGATTAGCTATCTTAGAACAATATCAATaaaagaggtcccggtaattagtgaatcctgAATGGTCTGATCCCTACAAGCGTAAATGTTgattatttgataaaatttactccctccgtccctgaaaatttgtcacctatttcctttttcgtccgtccctaaaaatttgtcacctttcacttttaccatttttggtagtggaccctacattccactaactcattcacactcacattttattataaaactaatatataaaagtaggacccacatgccactaactttttcaacccactttctattatatttcttaaaacccgtgccgggtcaaatggtgacgaattttgggggacggagggagtacaaaatttaACAAATCTGTTAGGATCTAACTACCGATTGAAACACGCACACAACCAAGATCTTAAAACACACAGAAgcaattacgtggttcggcaatgtgcctacgtccacggagaagatgaccggaatttTATTGCTGAAGAAATCTCAAGAGCAAGAATCATACAGTCACAATACAACCACTCAAGACTAATCACAAGCTCAAGTAGAAATCTCCTAAtcgtgtgtgtattttgtgaattgttCACTATGCTTTTACAACTGAAACTACCGAGCTATATATGTGATGGGGAAGAAGAAAAACTAACTAAATCTTCAAGATTCAGTTATAACCGCCGAAGCCAAcagctagttccagctcaacaAAACGAGCTCATTTTCTTGATCTCTCCCTTGAGCTCCAACGGCTCTATCCCTCGGTCAGGTTCATTGTGTTGCAAGGACACAAactcacaaatctccaccttgtccttgtAATACATTCACCAATATCTAAATTCCCTTCTCAATTTTGTTACTCGCTTCAGCAAATCACAACCTTTACCAAATCCAAACAGTGCTTGAACTTGGAGACCGGCAAAGGCTTTGTCAACATACCTGATGCATTCTGCTCAGTTGGAACTTTCTTAACACCTATTCTTCCATTCTGAATTTCATCACAGATGAAATGCCTTCtcacatcaatgtgcttagATCGTTCATGGAACATCTGATGCTTTGCTAAGCATATGGCCGAGTTACTGTCACATTTGATCTTCACTCCAGTCTgctcaacaccaaaatcacaaagAATACCATGCAACCATTTTCCCTCTTTTGCTGCTTCTGAGTATGTCCATGCCAAGAATTCTCTTGGCCTCTCCAATGTCCTTcatattaaatttcattttcagaTCCTCTTTGATAACTTGAATTTCCTTCTTGCAAGTTCCAGCCAccagaatgtcatctacatacagcAGCAAATAGGCAACTATTCTTTTCCCAACCTTCTTCACATAGACACAACTGTCAAAACTGGATCTTTCAAACTTCATGCTCAACATATGCTCATGGAATTTCAAATTCCATTGTCTGCTACTCTGCTTATGCCCATAAAGGCTCTTCTTCAACAAGCATACTTTTTGCTCTTCCCCTGGTTTCTCAAAACCTTTTGGTTGCATCATGTAAATTGTTTATTCAAGATCTCCATGTAGAAACACGGTTTTTACATCAAGCTGATGTAACTCCCAGTCAAAATGAGCAGTGAGTGCAAGCAAAATCCTTATAGAAGTGTGCTTCACTACTGGAGAAAATACCTCAGTGTAGTCTATCCCCTCAACTTGTGCTAAGCCTCTTGCTACCAATCTAGCTTTAAATCTGATGGATTCAATCTCCCCCACTTCAACTTTCTTCTTGAAAATCCATTTTCAGCTGATCACTTTCTGAGTTTCTGGATTTCTCACTAAAATCCAAGTACCATTCTTGAGTAGTGACTCTATCTCTTCCCTCATTGCCTGAATCCATTTCTGTCTCTCTTTGCACCTTATAGCTTCTTCATATGTAGCTGGTTCTGCATATGAAATTACCTCAGCCACACACAATGCAAAGAAACTCATATCATAGTCAGAAAACCAACTTGGCTGTCTAGTATTTCTTCTAGGTCTCTGATTCAGATTCTCTGGCTGCTGATCATTTTCACTTTGAGATGGCTCTGATTGTTCTAACTGTGCTCCACCTTCTTCTCTGATTTCTGTGGCTTCCAATTCCTCCTCAGATTCAGCTCCATTTGAGCTCTTACCAATCTCAAAATTCTGCATATCTTGCTGTCTGCCAGCTTCAGTGATCTGATTCTTCTTGAATGGCATTTCCATTTAATTAAAAGTCACATCCCTGCTCACAACAATCCCTTGACTCTCTTGCTCCAAACACCAAAGTCTGTAAGCTTTCATACCTTCCTGATATCCCAGCATTACACACCTCGTGGCTCTAGGTTCTAACTTGTTCTACTTCACTGCAGCATAGGCAGCACAATCAAAACTCTTCAACCCAGAATAATCACCAAGTCTCATATACCATCTTTGATCTGGGACTTCATTTGATATAGCTGATGAGGAACATTTGTTGATGAACATTGCAGCAGTAGAAAGTGCATCTGCCCAGAATTTCTTAGGCAAACCAGAAGAAAATAGCATGCACCTAACCCTTTCAAGCAGAGTTCTATTCATGCGCTCTGCCCCCCtccccattttgttgaggatttcTCGGGGCCGTTCTATGCCTCTTTATTCCCTTTAACTTGCAGTATTCCTCAAACTCAGAAGATAAAAATTCCATACAATTGTCAGTTCTCAAGCATTTCAATACATACCCcttttaattttcatttctaGTATGCCATTCCTTAAACTTTGTAAAAGCCTGTGATTTATCTTTCAAAATGTAGATCCAGACTTTCCTAGAGTAATCATCTATGATAGAGATGAAATATTTACCTCTACTCATAGATGCAATCTGAGCAGGGCCCCATAGGTCAGAGTGTGCATACACAAATGGAGTTGTTGAGTTGTGCTTCCCAGTTACAAAGGACAGCTTTTTAGCCTTTCCAAGAATACATGGCTCACATCTTCCCAGACCTTCTGATGCACTCAACTTGATAAACCCTTGCTTTACTAGCTCTCATATCCCTTTTTCTCCAACATGTCCTAATCTGGAATGCCAATGAATCCAGACTATCAGACTGAGTAACATTTACTGACCCAGTGATTGTTTCAGCCATCAAGTAGTACAAACTATTTCTTCTTTTAGCTTCCATAATGATCCTTCAGTCCTTAGTCACTCTCAATACCCCAGATTTGTACCCTTTTGATTCCAGTAATCCAAGAGAAATCAAATTTCTTTTTATCTTAGGAATGTACCTGACTGTCATGATTTTGATGCTTCCATCCATCACCTTGAGCTTTATATCTCTAATCGCTCTGACTTCACAGGTTTGATCATTCCCCAATATGACAGACCCCTGACTTATTTTCAAGTTCTGAAACAAAGATTTATGTGAGCAGATGTGGTAAGTGCAgcctgaatccatgatccatgaCTCCTCTACAGTAGCTTCACCATGCACATTCAGAGCTTCTGGAGCCTCAACTTCTTGAGTCACATCTGCAGTGTCTCCCCCACCATTCTTTTCCTGCTCTTGCTTTCTTTTCCATGCAAAACAAGCCTTCTTTAGATGGTCGGGCTTCTTGCAATAGTGACAACTTCTAGTCTCCTTCTCACCATTTGCTTTCCCCTTTTCTTGCTTCTTCTGAAACTTTTTCTTATTGTTTTTCTTGTCTCCATTCTTCATGTAGAGGCTTTCAGGTGCTAGCTCAGCTTGCTTGACTATAGACCTCTGAGTATCCTTGAGCTTCAAGGCTGAATGCACTTCCTCATAGCTGATTTTCGAATCCCTTCCAAGAAGCATTGCATCCTTAAAATGTTCATAGCTCTTTGGCAGGGAATTTAGCAACATGAGGGCCTTATCATCATCCTTGATTTGCTCATCAATGTTCTCTAAGTCATCAATGCACTTTCCAAACTCTTCCAGTTGTTCCAGTAGGCTTTTACCATCCACAATCTTGAAAGTAATTAATTTCTGCTTCAAATGCAGTTAGTTGGCAAAGGATTTAGTCATGTATAACCCTTCCAACTTGGACCACACACCTGCAGCTGTATCCTCCTTGGCTACTTCCCTAAGCACTCTGTCACTCGAATTCAAAATCAGAGTGTTATAGGCCTTGTAAACGCCTATATCAGAGTGTCTCCTTCGATTTGCACTTCTCCTTCTCATCTTGTTCTGGTTTCTTCTCTTCGTTGCCACCATCGCTCAAGATTTCCCAAAGGCCTTGTTGCATCAAGATCGCCTTCATCTTGAGCCTTGAAGTTAAGAGAATGTAAtcactcgactctaatgtcgaatgactagactcaggagtaagcgagtaagcacatatgagaattaatgcaaagctcggtccagacacaacgctccttaaatccgctggatcactgggtccaggaactctagagaactacaatgtttttgtcgttggacacactcgactcctcttcaaaaaataaatccctcaacccgaatactatgaattagtatagggaagtggggtcgatcccacagagatggattcgcaaattAGTGCTACGAGACTATGggaacaaacggctgctgccacacaaaggggttgagatttaaactaccactagatctaggcaagaaatgtaaacgctagacctaggacacagaaaacttactggagtCAAACATCAATACCGACAGACCCAATTACCCCCTAGACtgagtaaacgactacctaatctagctaaacagtaagcaactaacagtggggaccatctttccaaaaatagcaagtacggtaaaaagctgcagataaccaacccatgctccagctaactacgacatgcaccttcgcaactaaattaaactcgcagatgaagaaaacagagcacactcctaaattcaaacagaatataaagatttggactccggaaacttgctatgaatcggaaatacatcagatctacgtaaactaggcgaaatgaaatgaaaacacgtaagctaggcataaaattaaaacactcctgctcagaattaCTTCAGacgctcaatccactccggatccaagccatctgaactcaacaaccaacaaaatcaactccataactccgattctcacagatctgctccgatcaactccagattccacaatcacaaacaactccacaacatcagcaaaacaaaaccccgattcatccacaaacaaactccattcttccagatctcaccattaacctgcaataatccagaaaataactacgaaaacaaccaactccaacaatccgactccagaattcaagtaaacacaatcaatcatcAAAAGTCATCACGATCTACGTAAGCGAAaatgaaacttgcataaaagtagagaaatatccagaaacaaaagaggaccgagcttcgaacagtgaagctcggcgaattcagcagaaacgaaaagaaaacagaaataaattgtttcttcgccccagagaaggacggtgttacaacccacaacACTATCGGAATGCTAAATATGAACCCCAGcgcgaattagaaccaagtatgtgaaaagCGAACTTagcaacaggctgttcgtgaggcctccaccgagaaggtccctccagcttgcaagCTTCTTctttttatagatgcggacatagccttctagagtcttcgtagaaatccctattctacccttcaactccgaggcttcctccgtcaagcaatttctttcataatgtccgctcttttgccagtttcctaggactatgcaagcgtcctcttcttttcctggatctagcgaaaaccttcacacacttggcttaaaacatgcgttagacccagtaatttcacgaaataaaacccctagaccgatgcatgaaattagccttatcaaactgctcacacttaaaccatgcttgtcctcaagtatgaaagacaagagaaagaaataaggtgaattttaatgcacggtccccaagaacgactctacaaacaaaaacaagaacagactcctggacctagacaactggcaaaataaaaaaacagacttataaaagaaaacaacacaaagaatcaaaacacaaacaagcatgaactaggtttgacttttaggcaaccgtccccacaagcttaagttcaatccgatcgtctacagtcttcaaatcttcccccttccctcttctacctaaacggtccgtcagttcgtcaagatagcctattgacacctcagctgttaggttcgctcgatcactcattcctcaccaggtatgttaggatcaaaacgctccccAGTTAAAGTTAtgccactgatgcgttgggttatgagagttttacccttcttacttctcttttccttttaattcctgggtcaggttactattgcttcctacccttagaaattatttttcttcttttttttttcttttttctttccccttctatatatatttttcccctggacttcgtccagcttatgcctccaatttcaaattatttctccccctggacttcgtccagcttatacctccatctcctggacttcgtccagcttatacctccatttcctggacttcgtccagcttatacctccaaaacCACCTTTttcttcatactctactccctaagcatcaagtggcagcccaatttacatgttagcacaaaaaagtgtttaggcttataactcgctcttatagtagggctgcacagctgggTTATCTAGGGCTTTTTCCATCATCccaacttcattcagaccgcctttggtttattaaggaagaaggtgtcaaagttgacatgcattctctcttcaatcgtTCTCACTAAGGGAAACCCGCCAtattatctcactagctcatgcgaaacacacatcctaaagacAGAAAGAACACGAAcaccatacttactccccccctcccacttcactcaagcttgtccccaagctatcctagtgaaggggggaaaaggaagtaagaacagcagacaACAGACACAAACGCAAACAAAGCacagaaacaaaacaaaacttctcacacttagaccgaacgtcgggctaagtgggagaaagcgcaacatacaaaaccaaaacaagcaaccccttctcacacttagaccaaaaattgggctaagtgtaggacggtataacacatatatacagaacgatgcatgctggcacataaaaacacaagcgaacgaaaaaaaaacgaaaagtaaaagacagaaaagtaaaagttacttggttctGGGGGAAATTCACTTCGGgttctggcccccgcgggagccagacttgggtggcactgtctgtggggtcactttagctttctttcttgccggtgacTCCGGCATCTCCTTCTGATCTTCTGTGGGTCGGGGTACGGTTTTCCTCAAAAGTACAGGCCTGGAGGAAGACGGGGTGGTCTGAGGCCTCtgggcttgtggcggcttctgcacagctagaCTCCCTTGACCCGGCATCTTGGAACCGCCGCTAGGTTCAGGAAGTCCCATCGGTGTATCGGGGAACTTCGCTTGAAGCcacttcgtcatcttcatcatcagtgcgACGGCCTCCGCCATCCTGTCGGAACGCCTTGACGATTCTGCCACTAAGTCGGTGATAGGCCCCTTCAGGGC from Salvia splendens isolate huo1 chromosome 9, SspV2, whole genome shotgun sequence includes:
- the LOC121748786 gene encoding ABC transporter G family member 4-like, with amino-acid sequence MDPPPPTYTLTATSISYSKSPSTFLFKPCSSTNILTNVSLSALPSQILAIVGPSGAGKSTLLDILSARTSPTSGSLLLNSLPLIPSSFRKLSAYVPQHDACLPLLTVAETFAFSAALLNPDSPSDVPSIVTALLRDLRLSHLSHVRLAHGLSGGERRRVSIGLSLLHDPAVLLLDEPTSGLDSASALSVMQTLRSVTDTRRRTVVLSIHQPSFKILSTIDRILLLRSGAVVHHGNISSLEAFLLSNGFTVPPQLNPLEFAMEILTDLQPPEQPEQEPEKPLDSTDPLPIEHKTRSGSSRIHEITLLSFRFWKIIYRTKQLLVTNTLQALGVGIVLSTIYINIGLDKSGIEKRLGLFAFTLTFLLSSTTETLPIFISERPILLREASSGVYRLSSYLIANTLVFIPYLLAIAIVYSASVYFLVGLCLTWQAFAFFVLVIWTIVLMANSFVLFLSSVAPNYIVGTSLLTLLLAGFFLFSGYFISSDRLPKFWAFMHFLSMYKYALDALLINEYSCLVSTCLIWYDEGSKTCMINGGDFLEKRGLDEGQRWRNVYVMIGFFVAYRILCLMVLIRRVSRSKK